One genomic segment of [Phormidium] sp. ETS-05 includes these proteins:
- a CDS encoding Crp/Fnr family transcriptional regulator: MLTSVERLLFVRGVPIFKELRDDFLVRLASVMDELSFPRDYTIFTEGQEGRSLYIVVSGRVRVHIGNRDLAQLDQGACFGEMSLFDAEPRSASVTTLDPCECLVLTQQQLYDAIDETPGIAINIIRLLSRRTRELNRKLNEAEKAQKPESATSRTV, from the coding sequence ATGCTTACGAGCGTCGAACGCCTCCTGTTCGTGAGAGGCGTCCCGATTTTTAAGGAATTACGAGATGATTTTCTCGTCAGACTCGCCTCTGTGATGGACGAACTGTCTTTTCCTCGCGATTACACGATTTTTACGGAGGGACAGGAGGGGCGATCGCTCTATATTGTCGTTTCCGGTCGGGTGCGAGTTCACATTGGCAACCGCGATTTGGCCCAACTGGACCAGGGTGCTTGCTTTGGGGAAATGAGCCTGTTTGATGCGGAACCCCGTTCTGCTTCCGTGACGACCCTGGACCCCTGCGAATGTTTGGTGCTGACACAGCAGCAACTCTACGACGCGATCGACGAGACTCCCGGTATCGCTATCAACATCATCCGTCTTCTGTCTCGCCGGACGCGGGAACTCAACCGCAAACTTAATGAAGCCGAAAAAGCCCAAAAGCCTGAGTCGGCAACTTCCCGGACTGTTTAG
- the murI gene encoding glutamate racemase, translating to MGGSNPQIPRIGLFDSGLGGLTVLREIYRQLPNESILYFGDTARLPYGNRTPGEIVQFMREIVGWMVPQGIKMAIVACNTSSALALETVRSEFDIPILGLILPGARAAVEQGRRIGVIATPATAASNAYRRAIQEIEAGALVWQVGCPEFVPLIEADRIRDPYTAEVAREYLAPLLMQQIDTLIYGCTHYPFLEPVIKEILPAEVNLVDPAAHVVAAAVKELEFAGIRETRPPLATRFCVSGSPEEFARRAVTWLGFTPTVEQVYLDSSEGLPVAKEPAS from the coding sequence ATAGGTGGGAGTAATCCCCAAATACCGCGCATTGGTCTTTTTGATAGCGGTTTGGGGGGATTGACGGTTTTGAGAGAAATCTACCGACAACTGCCCAACGAATCGATCCTTTACTTTGGCGATACTGCTAGACTCCCTTATGGCAACCGAACTCCAGGGGAAATCGTGCAGTTTATGCGCGAGATTGTTGGCTGGATGGTGCCCCAGGGAATCAAAATGGCGATCGTTGCCTGCAACACCAGTTCAGCCTTAGCCCTGGAAACTGTCAGGTCCGAGTTTGACATCCCGATTCTGGGACTGATTCTACCCGGAGCCCGAGCGGCAGTGGAACAAGGACGGCGCATCGGCGTCATCGCCACACCAGCAACGGCAGCAAGCAATGCTTACCGTCGAGCCATCCAGGAAATTGAAGCTGGTGCATTGGTATGGCAAGTAGGTTGTCCAGAGTTCGTCCCTCTCATTGAGGCCGATCGAATCCGCGACCCCTACACTGCTGAAGTCGCCCGCGAGTATCTCGCTCCCCTGCTGATGCAGCAGATAGACACCCTGATCTACGGTTGCACCCACTATCCTTTCTTGGAACCGGTAATTAAAGAGATTTTGCCTGCTGAAGTCAACCTGGTGGACCCGGCTGCTCACGTAGTTGCCGCCGCAGTGAAAGAGCTAGAATTTGCTGGTATTAGGGAGACTCGCCCGCCCCTAGCCACCCGGTTCTGCGTCAGCGGTTCCCCAGAAGAATTTGCCCGCCGAGCCGTTACCTGGCTGGGATTTACCCCCACCGTCGAACAGGTGTACTTGGACAGCTCCGAAGGGTTGCCAGTGGCCAAAGAACCTGCCAGCTAA
- the sds gene encoding solanesyl diphosphate synthase, producing the protein MTSTTSIFSPVEADLQLLTENLKNLVGARHPILYAAADHLFGAGGKRIRPAIVLLLSRATMPNQEITPRHRRLAEITEMIHTASLVHDDVVDESELRRGVPTVHKRFGNRVAVLAGDFLFAQSSWYLASLDNLEVVKLLSEVIMDMAAGEIQQGMNRFDTSLSLEAYLEKSYYKTASLIANSAKSVGILSDLSAEASASLYQYGRQIGLAFQIVDDIFDFTGTTSALGKPAGSDLKSGILTAPVLFALEEVPYLETLIEREFAQEGDLDQALALIANSSGIDRSRALAADLAKQAVAHLEVLTPSPEHQALIDLADYALSRLY; encoded by the coding sequence ATGACCTCAACCACTTCCATATTTTCTCCGGTTGAAGCCGACCTGCAGCTGCTAACCGAGAACCTCAAGAACCTTGTCGGGGCGCGTCACCCCATATTGTACGCGGCGGCAGACCACCTGTTTGGAGCCGGGGGAAAGCGGATCAGACCAGCGATCGTCCTATTGCTATCCCGCGCCACCATGCCCAACCAAGAGATTACCCCCCGCCACCGGCGGTTAGCGGAAATCACAGAAATGATTCACACCGCTAGCTTGGTACATGACGATGTAGTGGATGAGTCAGAACTCCGCCGGGGCGTGCCCACCGTTCATAAGCGCTTTGGCAATCGAGTCGCGGTCCTGGCGGGAGACTTCTTGTTTGCCCAATCCTCCTGGTACTTAGCATCCCTCGACAACCTGGAAGTAGTGAAACTGCTGTCAGAAGTAATTATGGATATGGCAGCCGGAGAGATTCAGCAGGGTATGAATCGCTTTGACACCAGCTTGTCCCTAGAAGCATATTTGGAAAAGAGTTACTACAAGACAGCCTCCTTGATTGCCAATAGCGCCAAGTCTGTAGGCATACTCAGCGATCTGTCTGCTGAAGCATCAGCTTCTTTGTATCAATATGGCCGCCAAATCGGTCTAGCCTTCCAAATTGTCGATGATATTTTCGACTTCACCGGGACCACCTCCGCCCTGGGTAAGCCCGCAGGTTCCGACCTCAAAAGCGGGATTCTCACGGCACCGGTGTTATTTGCCCTCGAAGAAGTGCCCTATTTGGAAACCTTGATTGAGCGGGAGTTTGCCCAAGAGGGAGACCTCGATCAGGCCCTGGCTCTGATTGCCAACAGTTCTGGAATCGATCGCTCTCGCGCCCTCGCCGCAGACTTAGCAAAACAAGCCGTGGCACATTTAGAGGTCCTCACTCCATCCCCAGAGCATCAAGCTCTGATTGATCTGGCAGATTATGCCCTCAGCCGCCTGTACTGA
- the hetZ gene encoding heterocyst differentiation protein HetZ, whose translation MKEIFQLIFGELRESTRASEQKCREVATRIAAEVNRICERSKRIQESADMEKEAANLARHRLQQCLKYYKLGSRGGRIELHSTLSAIVYRYITPPQLQSSYQARLNLIEDFLQGFYVESLNAFRRETEVEANYSPQSLLGLAEYMAFTERYGKRRINLPGGRNQQLIVLRAQTFSQQQPPETLVDMEMVAEGAAMDDGVASDTSVQQVREAMVVGEKEEGDEGLRQKVIEELMNYLEEKGQKDCADYFALRLQDLPTPEIEEILGVNPRQRDYLQQRFKYHLLRFALSHRWELVHQWLEADLDRNLGLTPEQWQAFKAQIEPEQVELVRLKQQGLPDEEIARSLGCTVNQMQRKWFKLLEVAWDVRNSPGSSGKSPKADE comes from the coding sequence GTGAAAGAAATTTTCCAACTGATATTTGGGGAACTACGGGAATCTACCCGGGCTTCGGAACAGAAATGCCGGGAAGTGGCCACCCGGATCGCCGCAGAAGTAAACCGGATCTGCGAGCGGAGCAAACGGATTCAAGAATCTGCCGATATGGAGAAAGAAGCGGCTAACTTGGCCAGACACCGCCTGCAGCAATGCCTAAAATATTATAAGTTGGGGTCAAGAGGGGGCAGGATAGAACTGCACAGCACCTTGAGCGCGATCGTCTATCGTTATATAACTCCGCCGCAGCTTCAATCCAGCTACCAAGCTCGGTTAAACCTGATTGAAGATTTTCTCCAAGGCTTTTATGTGGAATCACTGAATGCCTTTCGCCGGGAAACAGAAGTTGAGGCGAACTACAGTCCCCAAAGCCTGCTGGGGCTGGCAGAATATATGGCTTTTACCGAAAGATACGGCAAGCGACGGATTAATCTCCCAGGGGGTCGCAACCAGCAACTTATTGTCTTACGAGCCCAGACATTTTCCCAGCAACAACCCCCAGAAACCCTGGTGGATATGGAAATGGTAGCCGAGGGAGCGGCAATGGACGATGGAGTGGCCAGCGATACATCGGTACAGCAGGTGCGAGAAGCGATGGTGGTGGGAGAGAAAGAGGAGGGAGATGAGGGGTTGCGGCAGAAGGTGATTGAGGAGTTGATGAATTACTTAGAAGAAAAAGGGCAAAAAGACTGTGCCGACTATTTTGCCCTGCGATTGCAAGACCTGCCCACGCCGGAAATTGAAGAGATTCTCGGGGTGAATCCCCGGCAACGGGATTACTTGCAGCAGCGCTTCAAATATCATTTGCTCAGGTTTGCCCTTTCTCACCGATGGGAACTGGTGCATCAGTGGCTGGAAGCAGATTTAGACCGCAACCTAGGTTTGACACCAGAGCAATGGCAAGCATTTAAGGCGCAAATAGAACCGGAGCAAGTAGAATTAGTCCGCCTGAAGCAGCAGGGATTACCGGATGAAGAAATAGCCCGGTCATTGGGCTGCACAGTCAACCAGATGCAAAGAAAGTGGTTTAAGCTGCTAGAAGTGGCCTGGGACGTTCGCAATAGTCCTGGTTCCTCCGGAAAAAGTCCAAAAGCAGATGAATAG
- a CDS encoding DUF3488 and DUF4129 domain-containing transglutaminase family protein — MFLNSWRQRRWPVVVTEDSIGLRVLVQSLVIVGILATDVAAETQTSLWAVPLSILGGMWSWYRRRERNLGVKFVLAIGMLVALFAFFGRLVGELNDTRVILAELLIQVQVLHSFDLPTRKDLGYSMAIGLILVGVAGTLSQTLAFAPILLIFLALALPTLMLDYRSRLGLLTPRHSAANQRKNWWRVFRGDMAPKRLGLYSLAILALGMAIFAVMPRFPGYQLQTLPVSSPIQIPEGIDARRIVNPGYPSQNGTEEEGNGGGTSGAKTGPGQMNDTFYYGFNSTMNQNLRGVMKPKLVMRVRSQAEGFWRVLAFDKYTGEGWEISRDDDITVQKPLWSNRFSLPGLTNRSRTQEVIQTYTVVTELPNLIPVLAEPEVLYFPTPEILVDPEGGLRSPVNLADGLTYSVISEVPYRDRTALNGASTKYPQAIKDYYLQVPATVSAKVRPLAEEILQKRLQELLFKAASVGKEALHHLPQDLPNYEKALYLAQYLKQHYARTNQTGDLPFLLPGEDLVEAFLFRWGWGYPDHYATVLTVMLRSLGIPSRLVAGYGPGRFNPFTGYYEVQNTDAYAMTEVYFPEYGWFAFDPLPGHDVEPPSVEDYQPFSVLRQFWRWVAGWLPSPIEGFLTTLVTLVATLIFGFFGWLFGLLLQGWQGLFGFAIVLTALGFCGWLIWTGVRQWLYRLQLRKMPPMKRLYRQMLDTLAAKGYRKGAAVTPFEFVEQLRHGQSGSGGQGTGIDAAAVEEISRAYVRWRYGGEEPDYQVLQQRLRELKASNSVSL; from the coding sequence ATGTTTTTAAACTCATGGCGGCAGCGCCGTTGGCCAGTGGTGGTCACGGAAGACTCGATCGGGCTGCGAGTGCTGGTGCAGTCTCTGGTGATTGTTGGGATTTTGGCTACTGATGTGGCGGCAGAGACGCAAACGAGTCTTTGGGCAGTGCCACTGTCGATTCTGGGGGGAATGTGGAGTTGGTATCGTCGCCGGGAACGCAATCTTGGGGTTAAGTTTGTCCTGGCGATCGGGATGTTAGTGGCATTATTCGCTTTTTTTGGGCGCCTAGTAGGAGAACTCAACGATACACGGGTGATTCTTGCCGAGCTGCTGATTCAAGTTCAGGTACTCCACAGCTTTGATTTACCCACCCGTAAAGATTTAGGGTATTCAATGGCGATCGGCCTGATTTTGGTGGGGGTAGCGGGGACCTTGAGTCAAACCCTCGCGTTTGCGCCGATTTTGCTGATTTTTTTGGCGCTGGCTCTGCCTACTTTAATGCTAGATTACCGATCGCGCTTGGGCCTGCTCACACCGCGCCACTCCGCCGCAAATCAAAGGAAAAACTGGTGGCGGGTGTTTCGAGGCGATATGGCTCCAAAGCGCTTAGGGCTATATAGCTTGGCCATCCTAGCTCTGGGAATGGCGATTTTTGCTGTTATGCCCAGATTTCCCGGCTATCAGTTGCAGACTTTGCCGGTTAGCTCTCCCATCCAGATACCCGAGGGTATTGATGCTCGGCGCATTGTCAACCCTGGTTATCCCAGTCAAAATGGCACTGAAGAAGAGGGCAACGGTGGTGGCACCTCGGGCGCTAAGACGGGACCGGGGCAAATGAATGATACTTTTTATTACGGCTTCAACTCCACGATGAATCAAAACCTGCGGGGAGTGATGAAACCGAAATTGGTGATGCGGGTGCGATCGCAAGCTGAAGGGTTCTGGCGGGTGCTAGCCTTTGACAAATACACCGGTGAGGGTTGGGAAATTTCCCGCGATGACGATATAACCGTGCAAAAACCCCTATGGTCTAACCGATTTTCCCTGCCCGGTTTAACCAACCGCAGCCGAACTCAGGAAGTGATTCAGACTTACACGGTGGTGACGGAGCTACCCAATTTGATTCCGGTATTGGCGGAGCCGGAGGTATTGTACTTCCCCACGCCGGAAATCTTGGTGGACCCAGAAGGGGGTTTGCGCTCCCCAGTGAATTTGGCCGATGGGCTGACTTATTCGGTGATTTCTGAGGTGCCGTACCGCGATCGCACGGCTCTGAATGGTGCTTCCACAAAGTACCCCCAAGCAATTAAAGATTACTACCTACAAGTCCCTGCCACCGTCAGCGCTAAAGTACGACCTCTGGCAGAAGAAATCCTCCAAAAACGCCTTCAGGAGCTGCTTTTCAAAGCAGCGTCAGTGGGTAAAGAAGCGTTGCACCATCTGCCCCAAGACCTGCCCAATTATGAAAAAGCCCTTTATCTCGCCCAATACCTCAAGCAACACTACGCGAGAACCAACCAAACTGGGGATTTACCCTTTTTGCTGCCCGGAGAGGATTTAGTTGAAGCATTTCTATTTCGCTGGGGGTGGGGCTATCCCGACCACTACGCTACGGTGTTGACGGTGATGCTGCGTTCCTTGGGCATCCCATCGCGACTGGTGGCGGGTTACGGACCGGGGCGGTTTAATCCTTTTACCGGCTACTACGAGGTGCAAAACACCGATGCCTATGCCATGACTGAAGTGTATTTCCCTGAGTATGGCTGGTTTGCCTTTGACCCCCTACCAGGACATGATGTGGAGCCGCCTTCAGTGGAGGATTACCAGCCTTTTAGCGTTCTGCGCCAGTTTTGGCGGTGGGTAGCGGGTTGGCTACCTTCCCCAATTGAGGGTTTCTTGACTACTTTGGTGACATTGGTAGCCACGTTGATTTTTGGATTTTTTGGCTGGTTATTCGGGCTGCTGCTGCAGGGATGGCAGGGTTTGTTTGGTTTCGCTATTGTCCTGACGGCACTGGGATTTTGCGGCTGGCTGATTTGGACCGGTGTTCGCCAATGGCTGTATCGCCTGCAACTGCGGAAAATGCCGCCAATGAAGCGCCTTTATCGCCAAATGCTGGATACTTTGGCGGCAAAAGGATATCGCAAAGGGGCAGCGGTGACGCCGTTTGAATTTGTGGAGCAGTTGCGCCACGGGCAGTCCGGATCTGGGGGTCAAGGTACTGGGATTGATGCGGCGGCGGTGGAGGAAATTTCTCGGGCTTATGTCCGCTGGCGCTATGGTGGTGAGGAACCGGATTATCAAGTGCTACAGCAGCGACTGCGAGAACTGAAAGCCTCTAACTCTGTCAGTCTGTAG
- a CDS encoding WD40 repeat domain-containing protein, giving the protein MRRELSAVLWGTSLFGASITGNLSSGILGELSHADLCRLFTQWRDSSLQPENYHLQYALQEALLKGITAASNAHLPLVKLEDQRQIQTWLKTRITTERNQLGLGVMERKAPENHRFFLLMNATPLEIAALSPRERSLELKKLKQSIESALEIMQLPAIFRENFQADWLPCFSLYFAHILSKTDRVGEWLQNQTQQFATSHSHLGGNWRLPIADIVPVLTHLFGNPQLYLSTIQVIDFDLEKLQQEVQNLAAQQLVSLAVSEDPLLKWIDGWFAPMDAKVNTALEVLGNSPDQDTETRAVGWVEERNPTKRDQILPVSPSPRLPVSPSPLLPVPPSPRAVWKCVQTIPGHSDSVVSVAYAGSTSSKGGAGSSQMHTLASGSWDKTIKIWALNSQGGKPIPIRTLTAHSASVYVVAFSPDGQTLASGGVDCSIQLWHLGSIEHTSTGASLLRTLSGHSFPVYSVAFSPDGSLLASGSGDYTIKLWHLASGKLLSSLEGHSSFVYSVAFSPDGQILATGSADKTIKIWQVSTGQLLRTLMSPSPVNCVAFSPDRRFLISGSRDETIKIWELGTGTLGAGTRPAPTMTLTGHSAEVFSVAVSPRTAILASGSHDKTIKLWQLETGNLLTTLTGHLDSVNCVHFSPNGNMLASASHDKTIKIWRRMQYPGG; this is encoded by the coding sequence GTGCGTCGTGAATTATCAGCAGTTTTGTGGGGGACTTCCCTATTTGGGGCCAGCATTACAGGTAATCTCAGTTCCGGCATCTTAGGGGAGCTGTCCCATGCCGACTTGTGCCGGTTGTTCACACAATGGCGAGACAGCAGTCTCCAACCAGAAAACTATCACTTGCAATATGCCCTCCAAGAAGCCCTCCTCAAAGGCATTACTGCGGCCAGCAACGCTCACCTGCCTCTGGTCAAGCTCGAAGACCAAAGACAAATTCAGACTTGGCTAAAAACCCGAATTACTACCGAAAGAAATCAACTGGGTTTGGGAGTCATGGAACGGAAGGCGCCAGAAAATCACCGTTTCTTCCTCCTGATGAATGCTACCCCGTTGGAAATCGCCGCCCTCAGCCCTCGAGAGCGCAGTTTAGAGCTGAAAAAACTCAAGCAAAGCATTGAGTCAGCCCTAGAAATTATGCAGCTACCCGCTATTTTTCGAGAAAACTTTCAGGCTGATTGGCTGCCTTGTTTTAGCTTATACTTTGCCCACATCCTCAGCAAAACTGACCGAGTGGGGGAATGGTTGCAAAACCAAACCCAACAATTTGCCACCAGCCACAGCCATCTAGGGGGGAATTGGCGCTTACCAATTGCCGATATCGTCCCTGTGTTAACCCATTTATTCGGCAATCCACAGCTTTATTTAAGCACCATCCAGGTGATTGATTTTGACCTCGAAAAATTGCAACAGGAAGTACAGAATTTAGCCGCCCAGCAACTGGTTAGTCTAGCCGTTTCTGAAGACCCCCTCTTGAAATGGATAGATGGATGGTTTGCCCCAATGGACGCCAAAGTAAATACCGCTTTAGAAGTCTTGGGCAACAGTCCAGACCAGGATACGGAGACCAGAGCCGTAGGTTGGGTTGAGGAACGAAACCCAACAAAAAGAGACCAGATACTCCCCGTCTCCCCGTCTCCTCGTCTCCCCGTCTCCCCGTCTCCTTTGCTCCCCGTCCCCCCGTCCCCCCGGGCGGTCTGGAAGTGCGTGCAAACCATTCCTGGTCACTCGGATTCAGTAGTATCTGTAGCCTATGCTGGATCCACTTCTAGCAAGGGTGGGGCAGGCAGTAGCCAAATGCACACCCTTGCCAGCGGGAGCTGGGATAAAACGATTAAAATTTGGGCGCTCAACTCACAAGGTGGTAAACCCATCCCCATCCGCACCCTCACCGCTCATTCCGCATCAGTTTACGTTGTGGCTTTCAGTCCCGACGGCCAGACTTTGGCCAGCGGCGGCGTTGATTGTTCTATTCAGTTGTGGCATTTAGGCAGCATAGAACATACCAGTACCGGGGCCTCTCTCCTGCGTACCCTCAGCGGCCATTCTTTCCCAGTTTATTCCGTCGCCTTTTCCCCCGACGGTAGCCTCCTGGCTAGTGGCAGTGGTGACTATACGATTAAGTTGTGGCATTTGGCTTCTGGCAAACTGCTCTCTAGTCTCGAAGGCCATTCCAGCTTTGTTTATTCTGTAGCGTTCAGCCCCGATGGCCAAATTTTGGCTACTGGTAGTGCTGACAAAACGATTAAGATTTGGCAAGTGAGTACGGGTCAGTTATTGCGGACGTTGATGAGTCCTTCGCCGGTAAACTGCGTGGCTTTTAGTCCCGATCGCCGCTTTCTCATCAGCGGGAGTCGGGATGAAACCATTAAAATCTGGGAGTTGGGCACCGGCACTTTAGGGGCAGGGACCCGACCCGCTCCCACCATGACTCTCACCGGTCACTCCGCCGAAGTTTTTTCCGTCGCTGTCAGCCCTCGCACCGCTATTTTAGCCAGTGGCTCTCACGACAAAACTATCAAACTCTGGCAGTTGGAAACCGGCAACCTCCTTACCACCCTTACGGGTCATTTAGATTCCGTCAACTGCGTTCATTTCAGCCCCAATGGCAATATGCTAGCCAGTGCCAGTCACGACAAGACGATTAAAATCTGGCGCCGGATGCAATATCCCGGCGGTTGA
- the radA gene encoding DNA repair protein RadA: MAKQPRTQYICNECGAECSQWWGKCPSCNSFGSLVEQEISLSGERSRPSLNGSNWMRTSEQKTGRSGQPRSSMKLSQIAESQIARTPSGYGELDRVLGGGIVPGSLVLIGGEPGIGKSTLLMQVANNLSHRCRVLYVSAEESGQQVKLRAQRLLEPAANESNSSEPAETRGDKQSQTQTTAAPLSSALPGGERGEGREAEPNFYLLPETDLEEILRELESLKPNLAVIDSIQTIYFPSLTSAPGSVAQVRECTSALMQVAKRENITLFIVGHVTKEGGIAGPRVLEHLVDTVLFFEGDRFASHRLLRSMKNRFGATHEIGVFEMVARGLAEVANPSELFLGSREEFVSGSSTIVACEGTRPIVVELQALVSPASQGSPRRATTGVDSNRLVQILAVLEKRVGVPLSKLDTYLASVGGLTVSEPAADLGVAVAVVSSFRDRIVDPHTVIIGEVGLGGQVRPVSQLEIRLREATKLGFKRAIVPKGQTPADDIGIEIVPVGKVLEAILEAIPAPVKQNQPDNGNNGDQPETWDEPTAEEEEEESLF, encoded by the coding sequence ATGGCCAAGCAGCCTCGTACCCAATACATATGCAACGAATGCGGCGCCGAGTGTTCCCAATGGTGGGGCAAATGCCCCTCCTGTAACAGCTTTGGTTCCTTGGTAGAGCAGGAAATATCCTTGAGTGGGGAACGCAGCCGTCCGAGCTTGAACGGGAGCAACTGGATGCGCACCTCAGAACAGAAAACCGGACGGAGCGGGCAACCCCGATCGTCCATGAAGCTCTCCCAAATTGCCGAGTCACAGATAGCCCGCACCCCCTCCGGTTATGGAGAACTCGATCGCGTCCTCGGTGGCGGGATCGTTCCCGGTTCCTTAGTGCTGATTGGCGGTGAACCAGGAATTGGTAAATCCACCCTCCTGATGCAAGTCGCCAATAACCTATCCCATCGCTGTCGGGTATTGTACGTCAGCGCCGAAGAGTCCGGGCAGCAAGTGAAATTGCGTGCCCAACGCTTACTAGAACCGGCAGCAAATGAGTCCAATTCCTCAGAACCAGCAGAAACCAGGGGAGACAAACAGAGCCAAACCCAGACAACCGCAGCACCCCTCTCAAGCGCTCTCCCAGGGGGGGAAAGGGGTGAGGGTAGGGAAGCTGAACCCAACTTTTACCTATTGCCGGAAACAGATTTGGAGGAAATCTTGCGGGAACTAGAATCCCTCAAACCAAATCTCGCCGTTATCGATAGTATCCAAACCATATATTTTCCCTCCCTCACCTCCGCTCCCGGCTCCGTGGCCCAGGTGCGAGAATGTACCTCCGCCTTGATGCAGGTAGCGAAGCGGGAGAATATCACCTTATTTATTGTCGGTCACGTCACCAAAGAAGGCGGCATCGCCGGACCGAGAGTGTTAGAACACTTGGTGGATACAGTGTTATTTTTTGAAGGCGATCGCTTCGCCAGCCACCGCCTCCTGCGGTCCATGAAAAACCGGTTTGGAGCCACCCACGAAATCGGCGTGTTTGAAATGGTCGCCCGAGGACTCGCCGAAGTTGCCAACCCCTCAGAGCTATTTTTAGGCAGCCGAGAGGAATTCGTTTCCGGTAGCTCCACCATCGTCGCCTGTGAAGGCACCCGCCCCATAGTAGTAGAACTGCAAGCCTTAGTCAGTCCAGCATCCCAAGGCAGTCCCCGCCGCGCCACCACCGGCGTTGACTCCAACCGCCTCGTGCAAATCTTAGCCGTACTGGAAAAGCGAGTGGGAGTGCCCCTATCTAAATTAGACACTTATTTAGCATCCGTAGGCGGATTGACTGTATCAGAACCCGCTGCAGACTTAGGAGTAGCGGTGGCGGTAGTGTCCAGCTTCCGCGATCGCATCGTCGATCCCCACACCGTCATCATCGGGGAAGTCGGATTAGGCGGACAAGTCAGACCCGTATCCCAGCTAGAAATTCGGCTTCGGGAAGCCACCAAACTGGGATTCAAACGAGCGATCGTACCCAAAGGCCAAACCCCCGCCGACGACATCGGCATTGAAATCGTCCCCGTCGGCAAAGTCCTCGAAGCAATTCTCGAAGCCATCCCCGCCCCTGTCAAGCAAAATCAGCCCGACAATGGCAACAATGGCGACCAACCCGAAACCTGGGACGAACCAACAGCAGAAGAGGAAGAAGAAGAATCCTTATTTTAA
- the rpaB gene encoding response regulator transcription factor RpaB, with amino-acid sequence MENHKEKILVVDDEASIRRILETRLSMIGYDVVTAADGEEALETFRNTVPDLVVLDVMMPKLDGYGVCQELRKESDVPIIMLTALGDVADRITGLELGADDYVVKPFSPKELEARIRSVLRRVDKTSASGIPSSGVIQVTNLKIDTNKRQVYKGDERIRLTGMEFSLLELLVSRSGEPFSRSEILQEVWGYTPERHVDTRVVDVHISRLRAKLEDDPSNPELILTARGTGYLFQRILEPDEM; translated from the coding sequence TTGGAAAACCATAAAGAAAAAATCCTCGTAGTCGATGATGAAGCAAGCATCCGGCGGATTCTGGAAACTAGACTGTCCATGATTGGCTATGATGTCGTCACTGCCGCCGATGGGGAAGAAGCCTTGGAAACGTTTCGCAATACGGTTCCGGACCTGGTGGTGCTAGATGTGATGATGCCGAAGTTGGACGGTTACGGCGTCTGTCAGGAGCTGCGCAAGGAATCGGACGTACCCATTATCATGCTAACAGCCCTTGGTGATGTGGCCGATCGGATTACGGGTCTGGAGTTGGGGGCGGATGATTATGTGGTTAAGCCTTTTTCTCCCAAGGAATTGGAGGCTCGCATCCGCTCGGTACTGCGCCGGGTGGATAAAACTAGCGCTTCGGGCATTCCCAGCTCGGGAGTAATTCAGGTAACAAATCTTAAAATTGATACTAATAAGCGTCAGGTCTATAAGGGAGATGAGCGGATCCGCCTCACGGGAATGGAGTTTAGTTTGCTGGAATTGCTGGTGAGTCGATCGGGTGAGCCTTTCTCCCGATCGGAAATTTTACAGGAAGTCTGGGGCTATACTCCCGAACGCCATGTGGATACGCGAGTGGTGGATGTTCACATTTCCCGTCTGCGGGCTAAACTTGAGGACGACCCGAGCAATCCAGAATTGATTCTCACGGCTAGGGGTACGGGTTATTTGTTCCAACGCATCCTGGAACCGGATGAGATGTAA
- a CDS encoding cofactor assembly of complex C subunit B produces the protein MRDRNVVLRRLPIVAGAIALLMLFLNRVMTPSLTASQARSDVVGAVICALLVLTGLLWEQVQPRPPETVQLQGSEGFDLAADLPEAVKKELAWASWLLLTNTATKSLVLWYGGRTVLRRGILGPNSEVQLGPIALRVLETQKPVYLVELKLYPGRVEFDYLPENTQGVICQPLGTGGLLVLGANAPRSYTKQDENWVEAIAQKLQDTFTSYL, from the coding sequence ATGAGGGATAGAAATGTGGTGCTGCGGCGGTTGCCGATTGTTGCGGGGGCGATCGCACTATTAATGCTCTTCCTCAATCGCGTGATGACGCCTTCCCTGACTGCTTCTCAAGCCCGATCGGATGTGGTGGGGGCCGTTATCTGTGCTTTATTGGTATTGACTGGTCTGTTGTGGGAGCAAGTACAGCCGCGTCCCCCAGAAACGGTGCAGTTGCAAGGCTCGGAGGGGTTCGATCTGGCCGCCGATTTGCCCGAAGCGGTAAAAAAGGAATTAGCGTGGGCTTCTTGGTTGTTGCTGACGAATACGGCAACTAAATCTCTGGTACTCTGGTATGGGGGACGGACAGTATTGCGGCGCGGGATTCTCGGTCCTAACTCAGAGGTGCAACTTGGGCCGATCGCTTTGCGGGTACTGGAAACACAAAAGCCGGTTTATCTGGTGGAGCTGAAGCTCTATCCTGGTCGGGTGGAATTTGATTATTTGCCAGAAAACACTCAAGGCGTCATCTGTCAGCCTCTAGGCACTGGTGGGCTTTTGGTTTTGGGGGCTAATGCACCTCGGAGTTACACCAAGCAGGATGAAAATTGGGTGGAGGCGATCGCTCAGAAGCTGCAAGATACCTTTACCTCTTATCTGTAA